In uncultured Desulfobacter sp., one DNA window encodes the following:
- a CDS encoding radical SAM protein, which translates to MDLSKHPCFSAKAKEVYRRVHLPVAPRCNIQCNFCNRKHDNLDENRPGVTGAVLKPSQAMIYLKYVLENVKNISVVGIIGPGDPFANPDETMETFRLVQKQYPEMILCTATCGFGIGPYIDELAEMNFGHVTVSVNAIDPEIGSKLYAFVRHGKRTLGPKPGFEVLLEKQLEAIARLKAKNITTKVNTVVVPGINDGHIEAIAQKMAELEVDILNCIPLHPNNESNFAHLKEPSDAFMEDIRKKAGQYLPQMTHCERCRADAVGLLGEKNSKKIMRKLQQCAEMPEIFDDERPYIAIASVDGRLINQHLGKAEELLIYGKKDNGGVYFIEARETPKPGGGKQRWEDLSDMLSDCRTLLVTGLGDTPRRILSQKKIDILELDGTIVEAAEAVFEGHSRNFMVQRDIKACNKKNPMAGMGCGF; encoded by the coding sequence ATGGATCTATCCAAACACCCATGCTTCAGCGCCAAGGCAAAAGAGGTTTACCGACGAGTTCACCTGCCCGTTGCACCACGATGTAATATTCAATGCAATTTCTGCAACCGAAAACACGACAACCTTGACGAAAACCGGCCCGGGGTTACCGGCGCGGTGCTGAAACCGAGTCAGGCGATGATCTATCTCAAGTATGTACTTGAAAATGTAAAAAATATCTCGGTCGTAGGAATTATCGGACCAGGCGACCCCTTTGCCAATCCCGATGAAACCATGGAAACGTTTAGATTGGTACAAAAGCAATACCCGGAGATGATTCTTTGCACGGCAACCTGCGGCTTTGGTATCGGCCCGTATATCGATGAACTGGCTGAGATGAATTTTGGCCATGTGACCGTCTCCGTAAATGCAATTGATCCTGAAATCGGATCAAAACTCTACGCATTTGTCCGTCATGGTAAAAGAACACTAGGCCCCAAACCCGGTTTCGAAGTCCTGCTGGAAAAACAACTTGAAGCCATTGCCCGCCTTAAAGCAAAAAACATTACCACCAAAGTCAACACAGTTGTTGTGCCGGGTATCAATGACGGCCACATTGAAGCGATCGCCCAAAAGATGGCAGAACTCGAGGTGGATATCCTTAACTGTATCCCCTTGCACCCCAATAACGAATCAAACTTTGCCCATTTGAAAGAACCATCGGACGCGTTCATGGAGGACATTCGAAAAAAGGCGGGACAATACCTTCCCCAAATGACACACTGCGAACGCTGCCGCGCTGATGCTGTCGGGCTTTTGGGTGAAAAAAACAGTAAAAAAATAATGAGAAAACTACAGCAATGCGCTGAAATGCCAGAGATTTTTGATGATGAGCGGCCTTACATAGCCATTGCCAGTGTTGATGGACGACTGATCAATCAACATTTGGGAAAGGCGGAAGAATTATTAATCTACGGTAAAAAAGACAATGGTGGTGTTTACTTTATCGAAGCTCGAGAAACACCCAAACCTGGCGGTGGCAAGCAGCGTTGGGAAGATTTAAGTGACATGCTCAGCGATTGCAGGACTTTGCTGGTCACAGGACTTGGGGACACCCCCCGCCGCATCCTCAGCCAAAAGAAAATAGATATTTTAGAACTGGACGGAACTATCGTCGAGGCCGCTGAAGCCGTTTTCGAGGGGCACAGCAGAAATTTTATGGTCCAACGTGATATCAAGGCATGCAATAAAAAGAACCCCATGGCCGGTATGGGATGCGGATTTTGA
- the ahcY gene encoding adenosylhomocysteinase, which produces MSQNEHNECMKLDLSLPYKVKDIGLAEDGHKDMQLSEKEMPGLMAIREKYGSEKPLKGLKIMGSLHMTIQTAMLIDTLYELGADLRWATCNIFSTQDHAAAAIADKGSAAVFAWKGETIEEFWWCTEQALTWPDGSGPDLIVDDGGDATLFVHQGVKAEKDPSIFDNEVGSIDERCLMDRLKASYEHDKQRWTNIAKKIRGVSEETTTGVHRLYHLAAAGELLFPAINVNDSVTKSKFDNLYGCRESLADGIKRATDVMLAGKTVVVAGYGDVGKGCADSMKGYGAIVLITEIDPICALQAAMEGYEVVTMDEAASRGDIFVTATGNYHVITGKHIEQMKDESIICNIGHFDSEIEMSFLDNHPNAEKITIKPQVDKWVLPSGRSVVVLAEGRLVNLGCATGHPSFVMSNSFSNQTLAQIKLAHEDLENKVYTLPKELDEEVARLHLKNLSVNLTTLTQEQADYIGVPVNGPFKPDHYRY; this is translated from the coding sequence ATGAGTCAGAATGAACATAACGAATGTATGAAATTGGACCTGTCTTTACCCTATAAGGTCAAAGACATCGGTCTGGCCGAAGACGGACACAAGGACATGCAGCTGTCTGAAAAAGAGATGCCCGGGCTGATGGCGATTCGGGAAAAATACGGCTCTGAAAAACCGCTTAAGGGGTTAAAGATCATGGGTAGTCTGCACATGACTATTCAGACAGCAATGCTTATTGATACCTTGTATGAACTGGGTGCCGATCTGCGCTGGGCGACCTGCAATATTTTTTCCACCCAGGACCATGCTGCCGCCGCCATTGCAGACAAGGGGTCGGCTGCTGTTTTTGCATGGAAGGGTGAAACCATTGAGGAGTTCTGGTGGTGTACGGAACAGGCCTTGACCTGGCCGGATGGGTCGGGTCCCGATCTGATCGTGGACGACGGTGGTGACGCCACTTTGTTTGTTCACCAGGGCGTTAAGGCTGAGAAAGATCCGTCTATCTTTGACAATGAAGTGGGCAGTATTGATGAGCGCTGCCTAATGGACCGACTGAAGGCCAGTTATGAGCATGATAAACAGCGCTGGACAAACATTGCCAAAAAGATCCGTGGCGTATCCGAAGAAACCACCACCGGTGTTCATAGGCTATACCACCTTGCTGCTGCCGGGGAGCTGCTGTTCCCGGCTATCAACGTCAATGATTCCGTGACCAAATCCAAATTTGATAACCTTTATGGTTGCCGGGAGTCATTGGCGGACGGAATCAAGCGCGCCACTGATGTGATGCTTGCGGGTAAAACAGTGGTCGTAGCCGGTTACGGTGATGTGGGCAAAGGCTGTGCCGATTCCATGAAAGGGTACGGGGCCATTGTACTGATCACCGAGATTGATCCGATTTGTGCGCTTCAGGCCGCCATGGAAGGCTATGAGGTTGTTACCATGGACGAGGCCGCATCCAGGGGCGATATTTTTGTGACGGCCACCGGAAATTACCATGTCATTACCGGTAAACATATTGAACAGATGAAAGACGAATCCATTATCTGTAATATTGGCCATTTTGACAGCGAGATCGAAATGAGTTTTCTGGATAACCACCCCAATGCCGAAAAGATTACGATTAAGCCCCAGGTGGATAAGTGGGTACTGCCCTCGGGCCGTTCCGTCGTTGTTCTGGCCGAAGGGCGCCTGGTTAATCTTGGCTGTGCCACAGGGCACCCCAGTTTCGTCATGAGCAACAGCTTTTCAAACCAGACTTTGGCCCAGATCAAGCTGGCGCATGAAGATCTGGAGAATAAAGTTTATACCCTGCCCAAGGAGCTTGATGAGGAAGTGGCAAGATTACATCTGAAAAACCTGTCTGTCAACCTGACCACGCTGACCCAGGAGCAGGCTGATTATATTGGTGTGCCTGTTAATGGTCCGTTCAAACCGGATCATTACAGATACTAA
- the metK gene encoding methionine adenosyltransferase: MSENKSFLFTSESVTEGHPDKVADAISDSILDAIMTEDKRCRVACETLVTTGLAMVAGEITTDCYVDIPEVVRSTIRDIGYNSSNMGFDWKTCSVITSIDQQSADIAQGVNEGDGLFKEQGAGDQGLMFGYATNETEELMPMPIVYAHKLTKRLTQVRKNGALDFLRPDGKSQVSIEYVDGVPKRVDTVVVSTQHSPDVSYEDLKAAVIKDVIKKVIPGEMMDGDTRFFINPTGRFVVGGPMGDCGVTGRKIIVDTYGGQGSHGGGCFSGKDPSKVDRSASYMGRYVAKNLVAAGLADKCEVQIAYAIGVAEPVSMMVDFMGTGKISESKACDIVREVFDLRPAGIITELDLLRPIYRKTSAYGHFGRKDPDFYWERTIKADQIRSLAGL; the protein is encoded by the coding sequence ATGTCAGAAAACAAATCTTTTCTGTTTACATCCGAATCCGTAACCGAAGGCCATCCTGATAAAGTGGCTGATGCCATTTCAGACAGCATTCTTGATGCCATTATGACCGAAGACAAAAGATGTCGTGTGGCCTGTGAGACGCTTGTTACCACCGGCCTTGCCATGGTGGCCGGTGAAATTACAACCGACTGCTATGTGGATATTCCCGAAGTGGTAAGGAGCACCATCAGGGATATCGGCTACAACTCATCAAACATGGGGTTTGACTGGAAGACCTGTTCGGTCATTACCAGTATTGATCAGCAGAGTGCCGATATCGCCCAAGGAGTAAATGAAGGCGACGGGCTGTTCAAGGAGCAGGGCGCGGGAGACCAGGGCCTGATGTTTGGGTATGCCACCAATGAGACCGAAGAGCTGATGCCCATGCCCATCGTCTATGCCCATAAACTGACCAAGCGGTTGACCCAGGTTCGCAAGAATGGGGCCCTTGACTTTTTGCGTCCTGACGGAAAATCACAGGTTAGTATCGAATATGTGGACGGGGTGCCCAAGCGGGTCGATACGGTGGTTGTTTCCACCCAGCACTCACCGGATGTCTCCTATGAGGATCTTAAAGCGGCCGTAATCAAAGACGTGATCAAAAAGGTTATCCCCGGTGAGATGATGGACGGTGACACCCGGTTTTTCATCAATCCAACCGGTCGTTTTGTTGTGGGCGGACCCATGGGGGACTGTGGCGTGACAGGTCGTAAGATCATCGTCGACACATATGGTGGCCAGGGCAGCCATGGCGGCGGTTGTTTCTCCGGAAAAGATCCTTCCAAGGTTGACCGTTCCGCCTCTTATATGGGCCGGTACGTCGCCAAGAACCTGGTGGCCGCAGGCCTTGCCGATAAATGCGAAGTGCAGATCGCCTATGCCATTGGTGTCGCTGAACCGGTATCCATGATGGTGGATTTCATGGGAACCGGAAAAATTTCAGAATCAAAGGCGTGTGACATTGTCAGAGAAGTGTTTGACCTGCGTCCGGCAGGCATTATCACCGAACTGGACCTGCTGCGTCCCATCTATAGAAAAACATCTGCCTACGGGCACTTTGGACGCAAAGACCCTGATTTTTATTGGGAAAGAACCATTAAGGCCGACCAGATCAGATCCCTTGCAGGGTTATAA
- a CDS encoding adenosine kinase: MPSNTITGIGSALVDVLINETDEFLQELNKEKGGMTYVTADEQQAIISASSQVPVVVPGGAACNTILGVGKLGGAARFIGARGKDEYGKIFETEVRQCRVEPMLSTFDTPTGKVVSIVTPDAQRSMFTDLGASSLLDPAGVSSQLFSDTAIALVEGYLLFNRDLMMASVKAAKAAGALVALDLASFEVVNASKDILHDLIAEYVDILIANEDEAKAYTGESDENAAIEKLSINVEYAVLKVGSRGSYISHDNAVTRIEPIKGNEPVDTTGAGDLWAAGFLYGIANGLSIEKSGALGSMCGYEVCQVMGAQIPNSVWKKIRSTI; the protein is encoded by the coding sequence ATGCCTTCCAATACCATCACCGGAATCGGCTCTGCTTTAGTAGACGTTTTGATCAACGAGACCGACGAATTCTTACAAGAACTTAACAAAGAAAAAGGCGGAATGACCTATGTAACTGCTGATGAACAGCAGGCCATTATCTCAGCCTCCTCACAGGTGCCGGTGGTCGTGCCAGGCGGTGCTGCCTGCAACACCATCCTCGGTGTGGGCAAACTTGGCGGCGCCGCCAGATTCATCGGGGCCCGGGGTAAAGATGAATATGGAAAAATTTTCGAAACCGAGGTCCGGCAGTGCCGGGTAGAACCGATGCTTAGCACCTTTGATACCCCCACGGGCAAGGTAGTATCCATTGTAACGCCGGATGCCCAGCGCTCCATGTTCACCGATCTTGGTGCGTCAAGCCTTCTGGATCCTGCCGGCGTGTCCAGCCAGCTATTTTCAGACACGGCCATTGCCCTTGTGGAAGGCTACCTGCTGTTCAACCGCGACCTGATGATGGCATCGGTCAAAGCGGCCAAAGCGGCTGGTGCCCTGGTTGCCCTGGATCTGGCAAGTTTTGAGGTGGTCAATGCATCAAAAGATATTCTCCATGATCTGATCGCCGAATATGTTGATATTCTCATTGCCAACGAGGACGAAGCAAAGGCCTATACCGGGGAGTCGGATGAAAATGCCGCCATTGAAAAATTGTCCATCAATGTTGAGTACGCCGTGTTAAAAGTGGGAAGCCGGGGCAGCTATATCTCCCATGACAATGCAGTCACCCGCATTGAGCCGATAAAAGGCAATGAGCCGGTGGATACCACCGGCGCAGGCGACCTGTGGGCTGCCGGTTTTTTATACGGCATTGCCAACGGCCTATCCATTGAAAAAAGCGGGGCGTTAGGATCAATGTGTGGATACGAGGTTTGCCAGGTGATGGGTGCCCAGATCCCGAACTCGGTATGGAAAAAAATCAGATCAACGATATAA
- the lon gene encoding endopeptidase La, giving the protein MSDDSRPITPEIVSEEEEENENKGGLITQSTKPKFLYLVPITGRPHLPAQVQPLFVSKKRWEETLAKSAKDNQGLLGLCYFSEVKGKYVYKEDFPEVGCVVRMLNVQEVEGNLQFIAQGLERFKIKKFLSDKPPFVAEVEYPPELEEDEDKVKAYAISIISNIKQLLSLNPLYSEELKQYLNRFSPDQPSPLTDFAAGITTASGDALQDILETESILDRMKKVMMLLQKEIEIAKLQTKIQKDINTKVDDNKRKFFLKEQLKAIQKELGIQKDDKTSDVDKFKERFAELNPPEHVVKRFDEEIEKLSVLETGSSEYGVTRNYLDWVTSFPWGVYSEDNIDIERAEKVLDRDHAGLSDVKERIIEFFAAGVYKKDISGSIILFVGPPGVGKTSIGKSIAEALGRKFYRFSLGGMRDEAEIKGHRRTYVGALPGKLVQALKDTAVANPVIMLDEVDKIGASYQGDPASALLEVLDPEQNGEFLDHYLDLRIDLSKVLFICTANTLDTIPPPLLDRMDLIKLSGYITSEKMEIARKHLWPRLLKRNNLKGSIISITDPTIRHLIEGYAREAGVRNLEKLLNKIIRKSIVRILKDKEEKIQINIKSLEDLLGPPVFTPEKQMSGVGIVTGLAWTAMGGATLSIETVKVHGKGPGFKLTGKLGDVMQESASIALSHVRSSSKSYGIKDDYFDEAFVHIHVPEGATPKDGPSAGITIATAIVSMASGRQIKRPLAMTGELTLTGDVLPVGGIKEKIIAARRVGIKEIILPYGCTSDFKKLPEYIKESIEFHFVKKYKEVYKIVFG; this is encoded by the coding sequence ATGAGTGATGATTCCAGACCCATTACCCCCGAGATTGTATCAGAGGAAGAAGAGGAAAATGAAAATAAAGGCGGACTGATTACCCAAAGCACCAAGCCTAAATTTTTATATCTCGTCCCCATAACCGGGCGTCCCCATCTGCCGGCACAGGTCCAGCCTTTATTTGTCAGTAAAAAACGCTGGGAAGAGACCTTGGCCAAGTCCGCCAAGGATAATCAGGGCCTTTTAGGGTTGTGCTATTTCAGTGAAGTCAAGGGAAAGTATGTATATAAAGAAGATTTCCCTGAAGTCGGATGCGTTGTGCGTATGCTCAATGTCCAGGAAGTGGAGGGTAATCTTCAGTTCATTGCCCAAGGCCTTGAACGATTTAAAATTAAGAAGTTTTTGTCCGATAAACCGCCTTTTGTGGCCGAAGTGGAATATCCCCCTGAACTTGAGGAAGATGAGGATAAGGTGAAGGCCTATGCCATCTCCATTATTTCAAATATCAAGCAGTTGTTGTCCTTGAATCCTTTGTATTCAGAAGAGCTGAAGCAATATCTGAATCGCTTTTCACCGGATCAGCCCTCGCCATTGACCGATTTTGCCGCAGGCATTACCACAGCTTCCGGGGATGCTTTGCAGGATATCCTTGAAACCGAATCCATTCTGGACCGGATGAAAAAGGTGATGATGCTTCTGCAAAAGGAGATTGAGATCGCCAAACTGCAGACAAAAATCCAGAAGGACATTAACACCAAGGTGGATGACAATAAACGCAAATTTTTTCTCAAAGAGCAGCTCAAGGCGATCCAGAAGGAACTTGGCATTCAAAAGGATGATAAAACTTCTGATGTGGATAAGTTCAAGGAACGGTTTGCCGAACTTAATCCACCTGAACATGTGGTTAAGCGCTTTGACGAGGAAATTGAAAAACTGTCCGTGCTGGAGACCGGATCTTCGGAATACGGGGTAACGCGCAACTATTTGGACTGGGTCACCTCATTTCCCTGGGGCGTCTATTCCGAAGATAATATTGATATAGAACGGGCCGAAAAGGTTCTGGACCGGGATCATGCGGGGCTGTCTGATGTCAAGGAACGGATCATCGAGTTTTTTGCCGCAGGCGTGTATAAAAAGGATATCTCAGGGTCCATCATTTTGTTTGTCGGCCCGCCCGGGGTTGGTAAAACCTCCATCGGCAAGTCCATTGCCGAAGCCCTGGGCCGAAAGTTTTATCGGTTTTCATTGGGAGGTATGCGTGACGAGGCCGAGATCAAGGGGCATCGGCGCACCTATGTGGGGGCGCTGCCCGGTAAACTGGTTCAGGCGTTGAAAGACACGGCCGTGGCCAATCCTGTGATCATGCTTGATGAGGTGGATAAGATCGGTGCATCCTACCAGGGTGACCCGGCGTCTGCATTGCTGGAGGTGCTGGATCCCGAGCAGAATGGAGAATTTTTGGACCATTACCTGGATCTTCGTATTGATCTGTCCAAAGTCCTGTTCATCTGCACGGCCAATACGTTGGATACCATTCCACCACCTCTGCTGGACCGTATGGACCTGATTAAACTAAGCGGCTATATCACGTCTGAAAAGATGGAGATCGCAAGAAAGCATCTGTGGCCAAGACTTTTGAAACGAAATAACCTTAAGGGGTCTATTATCTCCATCACCGATCCCACCATCCGGCATCTCATAGAAGGCTATGCCCGGGAAGCCGGGGTGCGTAATCTTGAAAAGCTTTTGAACAAGATTATACGCAAGAGTATTGTCAGGATCTTAAAAGATAAAGAGGAGAAGATCCAGATCAACATCAAGTCCCTGGAGGACTTGCTGGGACCGCCTGTGTTTACCCCTGAAAAGCAGATGAGCGGGGTGGGCATTGTGACAGGTCTTGCCTGGACTGCCATGGGCGGTGCTACGTTATCCATAGAGACGGTGAAGGTTCATGGAAAAGGTCCAGGGTTCAAACTGACCGGAAAGCTTGGGGATGTTATGCAGGAGTCTGCCTCCATAGCACTGTCCCATGTGCGCTCATCGTCAAAAAGTTACGGTATCAAAGATGATTATTTTGATGAGGCCTTTGTACATATCCATGTGCCCGAAGGAGCCACGCCCAAAGACGGACCAAGTGCCGGCATCACCATTGCCACAGCCATTGTATCCATGGCTTCGGGCCGCCAGATCAAGCGGCCTTTGGCTATGACAGGGGAACTGACACTTACGGGTGATGTTCTGCCCGTTGGCGGAATTAAAGAAAAAATTATTGCCGCCCGGCGGGTGGGTATTAAAGAGATTATCCTGCCCTACGGATGCACCAGTGATTTTAAAAAATTGCCCGAATATATTAAAGAGAGCATTGAGTTTCATTTTGTGAAGAAATACAAAGAGGTATACAAGATCGTCTTTGGATAG
- a CDS encoding metal-dependent transcriptional regulator — translation MPKSLDLSESLEDYLETILELQTTNTVARSKDIAERLDIKRGSVTGMLKKLAAQELINYEPYGYVTLTTKGEKIAKEIEKRHIMLKDFLIRFIGVEEQKADETACRMEHAMDTSTFKKFQAFIQSMDDCPHREDN, via the coding sequence ATGCCAAAATCATTAGATTTGTCCGAAAGCCTGGAAGACTATCTTGAAACCATACTTGAACTCCAGACAACCAATACGGTTGCCCGTTCAAAGGATATTGCCGAACGGCTCGACATAAAACGCGGATCCGTTACCGGGATGCTCAAAAAACTTGCAGCCCAGGAACTGATCAATTACGAACCTTACGGCTATGTGACCCTGACAACCAAAGGTGAAAAAATAGCTAAAGAGATTGAAAAGCGTCATATTATGTTAAAAGATTTTCTGATCCGTTTTATCGGGGTGGAAGAACAAAAGGCTGATGAAACTGCATGCCGCATGGAACATGCCATGGATACATCCACCTTTAAAAAATTCCAGGCCTTCATTCAATCCATGGACGATTGCCCCCACCGGGAAGACAATTAG
- a CDS encoding class I SAM-dependent methyltransferase produces the protein MDNMFTEQFWMDAWVNDVAGKDTLAVHKGYSTAQFWDKASVTYNTNKNEIKSRRTTRALATLREKGLLFKGMRVLDIGCGTGMMALALAQEGALVTAMDFSSGMLDRFKADIPKALNSKITLVQQDWHQLDIRQKGWEKAFDLVLAFMSPAVASPEAFSRMIQCAAKGCAIRGWAARRQPEIFKDLWQMIMKHPLDDKPQSILYKINLLFSMGLYPDIYFDVVEWDQMVSVETETENQVSFFTKVTGKADKDIRPVIHSYLQNRAGKEKIRKKQKGVTATAVFLVDSLI, from the coding sequence ATGGATAATATGTTTACCGAGCAGTTTTGGATGGACGCCTGGGTCAATGATGTGGCAGGCAAAGATACCCTTGCCGTGCATAAGGGGTATTCAACGGCACAGTTTTGGGACAAAGCTTCGGTGACTTATAATACCAATAAAAATGAAATTAAAAGCCGACGTACAACCCGTGCTTTGGCAACGCTTAGGGAAAAAGGTCTGCTGTTTAAGGGGATGCGTGTTCTGGATATTGGCTGCGGTACAGGGATGATGGCGTTGGCCCTTGCCCAGGAAGGGGCTTTGGTTACGGCCATGGATTTTTCTTCGGGTATGCTTGACCGATTCAAGGCGGATATCCCCAAAGCGTTAAACAGTAAAATTACCCTTGTCCAGCAGGACTGGCACCAGCTGGATATTCGGCAAAAAGGCTGGGAAAAGGCCTTTGATCTGGTTTTGGCATTCATGTCGCCGGCTGTGGCCTCCCCAGAGGCCTTTTCAAGAATGATCCAATGTGCGGCAAAAGGTTGTGCAATCCGGGGCTGGGCTGCCCGGCGTCAGCCCGAAATATTCAAAGATTTGTGGCAGATGATCATGAAGCATCCTTTGGACGATAAACCCCAAAGCATTCTTTATAAAATTAATCTGTTGTTTTCCATGGGGCTGTATCCGGATATTTATTTTGATGTAGTGGAATGGGATCAGATGGTTTCTGTGGAAACTGAAACCGAGAACCAGGTCTCTTTTTTTACAAAAGTGACCGGTAAAGCTGACAAGGATATCCGACCCGTGATCCATTCATATTTGCAGAACCGGGCCGGAAAAGAAAAGATCAGAAAAAAGCAGAAGGGGGTGACCGCAACTGCTGTTTTTCTGGTTGATTCTTTGATTTAA